Proteins encoded within one genomic window of Flavobacterium oreochromis:
- a CDS encoding G-D-S-L family lipolytic protein: MIKNIKWILLASCAFVACETNLEEEVVTDVPVTAGDANFSKYIAIGDSYGAGFSDGSLFVAGQLNSYPEQMARQFAAVGGGVFKSPLMADNTGGLLFGGAPFPIDPTQFAPRLVFRGFFGNDTSKPIINLVSNQGTQTTEATTVISGPFNNISVPGAKSYHIGLIGYGSAQGNPYFRRFASSQGASMLSDALLQQPTFFSLWIGGNDVLTYATSGGTGVDRTGNLDPRTYNSNDITDPAVFSNAFNGAIDLLTANGRKGVVANLPNVNTLPFFTTLPYNPIPALPKSKANSLNQLFGVINQITKALNLPNRFEVISEDDNNSNTVEKSNPLLIVDEELADLSSLIRDNLTPALGLQTATFVGNLYGKARHAKNNVDGRDYILLSTGALIDPLNNIEPGIPSDFAVRGISYPLQDALVLTIDEASKIARATEAYNQIIENTAKSKGLAFFDARQAMNQLVKGDVRFGNYSLGASFIKGGAFSLDGVHPSPRGYSFIANKMIEAINTQYKSTLRMIDLGKKPALFPVSIPAGNYVN; this comes from the coding sequence ATGATTAAAAATATAAAATGGATTTTGTTAGCTTCTTGTGCTTTTGTAGCATGTGAGACTAATTTAGAAGAAGAGGTGGTAACAGATGTGCCCGTAACAGCAGGAGATGCTAATTTTTCAAAATACATAGCAATTGGAGATTCTTACGGAGCTGGTTTTAGTGATGGTTCATTATTTGTTGCAGGGCAATTAAACTCTTATCCAGAGCAAATGGCAAGACAATTTGCAGCAGTTGGAGGAGGTGTTTTTAAATCACCATTAATGGCAGATAATACAGGGGGATTACTTTTTGGAGGAGCTCCTTTTCCTATTGATCCAACACAGTTTGCTCCTCGTTTAGTTTTTAGAGGATTTTTCGGTAATGATACAAGTAAGCCTATTATAAATTTAGTTTCAAATCAAGGAACTCAAACAACAGAAGCTACGACCGTAATTTCAGGTCCTTTTAATAATATATCAGTGCCAGGAGCAAAATCATACCATATTGGTCTTATTGGATATGGTAGTGCTCAAGGAAATCCTTATTTTAGACGTTTCGCGTCTTCTCAAGGAGCCAGTATGTTGTCAGATGCTTTGTTGCAACAACCTACTTTCTTTTCTTTATGGATAGGAGGAAATGATGTATTAACCTATGCAACCTCTGGAGGAACAGGAGTAGATAGAACAGGAAATTTAGATCCTAGAACATATAATTCAAATGATATTACGGATCCAGCTGTTTTTTCAAATGCGTTTAATGGAGCTATAGATCTTTTAACTGCAAATGGAAGAAAGGGAGTGGTTGCTAATTTGCCTAATGTAAATACATTACCATTTTTTACAACCTTGCCTTATAACCCTATACCTGCTTTGCCTAAGAGTAAGGCTAACTCTTTAAATCAGTTGTTTGGAGTGATAAATCAAATTACGAAAGCATTGAATTTGCCAAATAGATTTGAAGTGATTTCTGAAGACGATAATAATTCCAATACAGTTGAAAAATCAAATCCATTATTAATTGTAGATGAAGAACTAGCTGATTTATCAAGTCTTATAAGAGATAATTTAACTCCTGCTTTAGGATTACAGACTGCAACTTTTGTAGGCAATCTTTATGGTAAAGCACGTCACGCTAAAAATAATGTTGATGGGAGAGATTATATTTTGTTATCAACAGGAGCTTTGATAGATCCTCTTAATAATATAGAACCAGGAATTCCAAGTGATTTTGCAGTTAGAGGAATATCATATCCATTACAAGATGCTTTAGTGTTAACAATTGATGAAGCATCTAAAATAGCTAGAGCTACAGAAGCCTATAATCAAATTATAGAAAATACAGCTAAATCTAAAGGTTTAGCATTTTTTGATGCAAGACAAGCAATGAATCAACTAGTTAAAGGAGATGTGCGTTTCGGTAATTATAGTTTAGGGGCTAGTTTTATTAAAGGAGGCGCTTTTTCATTAGATGGAGTTCATCCAAGTCCTAGAGGATATAGTTTTATTGCAAATAAAATGATAGAAGCAATTAATACACAATATAAATCTACTTTACGAATGATAGATTTAGGAAAAAAACCAGCTTTATTCCCTGTTAGTATTCCAGCTGGAAATTATGTAAATTAA
- a CDS encoding TonB-dependent receptor domain-containing protein: MRVYFSILTLFFSVLTFAQNTISGTVTDDKNQPIPGANVKIVGSTSGASSGFDGKFTLKTNTQIPLTLEVSMMGYSSKTLTVSSKDQKIEVVLVEQSTSLNEIVVSASRAPEKIIESPVTIERMGLREVKNTTAPSFYEGLENLKDVHFNTSSFNFKSVNTRGFATIGNTRFMQLVDGMDNASPALNFAVGNLLGISDLDVASVEILPGASSALYGANAFNGIMFMTSRSPFTKEGLSTYFKYGQTTQDVAGTNNYFDLGVRAAKKFTDYLAAKANFSYMEATEWMADDRRSLTPGGIGHQVNRNYDGLNTYGDEVSTFIPNVGQVSRTGYAEKELSDGKINSAKFDASIHLRPWANSDSKFAKNIELIGQYKVGIGNTLYQGANRYALKDFFMDQIKVEVRGDNFFARIYRSGEDAGNSYNLGFAAWNVNREAKSDKAWFTDYGTAFIMSSVLLGLPTDQADKRARAFADYNTPFEIPLTPGGNPRLTPGTAAFNQALTKVLSNSDLNAGAKLVDRSRIHHADLNYNFKDLIQFAEIQVGGSARRYTMDSRGSIFTDKIGQPITYDEYGIYTQIQKKVLEERVKITASMRYDKSQNFNGNISPRLSISYAAGKDKQHNFRASYQTGFRNPTTQDQYIGLNIGPLVLIGSAPDNLDRYSETIKLNSNGNLVNVTGRDAYTKSFTATSVAAFKQSLNFADLKAADISLVKPEQVQAFEVGYRSIFKEISFDLNAYYNIYNNFISNSNVVTPLYGDARTNLLTAVSALQNGDIRAFQVYTNSKKQVTSLGVGVGASRKIGKFNLSASYNYSDFKYDDSLDPDFEAGFNTPKHRAKASFGAENIFKGLGFNINARYNSKYLWESTMIDAYVPENYVYDAQINTAIPVLKSIIKLGGTNLFGKDYIQVPGAGMIGKQYYISWTINP; the protein is encoded by the coding sequence ATGAGAGTCTATTTTTCTATTTTAACATTGTTTTTTAGCGTCCTAACCTTTGCGCAAAATACAATATCAGGAACTGTGACTGATGATAAAAATCAGCCTATACCAGGTGCAAATGTAAAAATTGTAGGATCTACCTCGGGAGCATCGTCTGGATTTGATGGAAAGTTTACATTAAAAACGAATACACAAATTCCCCTTACCTTAGAAGTTTCCATGATGGGATATTCTAGTAAAACTTTGACTGTTAGTTCAAAGGATCAGAAAATAGAAGTTGTTCTAGTTGAACAATCTACTTCTTTAAATGAAATAGTCGTTTCAGCATCACGCGCTCCAGAGAAAATTATCGAATCTCCCGTAACTATTGAAAGGATGGGGTTGAGAGAAGTAAAAAATACAACCGCTCCCTCTTTTTACGAAGGTTTGGAAAATTTAAAAGATGTTCATTTTAATACTTCTAGTTTTAATTTTAAGTCAGTTAATACCCGTGGTTTTGCTACTATTGGAAATACTCGATTTATGCAGTTAGTAGATGGTATGGATAACGCATCTCCAGCATTAAATTTTGCTGTAGGAAATCTATTAGGTATTTCAGATTTAGATGTTGCGAGTGTAGAAATTTTACCAGGAGCTTCATCAGCCCTTTACGGAGCTAATGCCTTTAATGGAATTATGTTTATGACCAGCCGTAGTCCTTTTACAAAAGAAGGGCTTTCGACTTATTTTAAATACGGTCAAACAACTCAAGATGTAGCAGGTACAAATAATTATTTCGACCTTGGTGTTAGAGCTGCTAAAAAGTTTACAGATTATTTGGCCGCTAAAGCAAACTTTTCTTATATGGAAGCAACTGAATGGATGGCAGATGATAGACGTAGTTTGACACCAGGAGGAATTGGTCATCAAGTGAACAGAAACTATGATGGACTAAATACTTATGGAGATGAAGTCAGTACATTTATTCCTAATGTAGGACAAGTAAGTCGTACAGGATATGCGGAAAAAGAATTGTCAGATGGTAAAATAAATAGTGCTAAATTTGATGCTTCAATTCATTTGCGTCCTTGGGCTAATTCAGATTCTAAGTTTGCTAAAAATATTGAGCTTATAGGACAATATAAAGTAGGAATCGGAAATACTTTATATCAAGGGGCTAATCGTTACGCTTTAAAAGACTTCTTTATGGATCAAATTAAAGTCGAAGTCAGAGGAGATAATTTCTTTGCTCGTATTTATAGATCAGGAGAGGATGCCGGAAATTCATATAACTTAGGTTTTGCTGCTTGGAATGTAAATAGAGAAGCAAAATCAGATAAAGCATGGTTTACAGATTATGGTACAGCTTTTATCATGTCAAGTGTTTTATTAGGACTGCCAACGGATCAAGCAGATAAAAGAGCCCGCGCCTTTGCTGACTATAATACTCCTTTTGAAATACCCCTTACTCCAGGAGGTAATCCTCGCCTAACTCCAGGAACGGCTGCTTTTAACCAAGCATTGACAAAAGTGTTGTCAAATTCAGATTTAAATGCAGGAGCTAAATTGGTAGATCGCTCTAGAATTCATCATGCAGACCTTAATTATAATTTTAAAGACTTAATCCAATTTGCAGAAATTCAAGTTGGTGGATCAGCTCGTAGATATACTATGGATTCAAGAGGTTCTATTTTTACAGATAAGATAGGACAGCCTATTACTTATGATGAATATGGAATTTATACACAAATTCAGAAAAAGGTTCTAGAAGAAAGAGTAAAAATTACAGCGTCTATGCGTTATGATAAATCGCAAAATTTTAATGGAAATATTTCCCCTCGATTATCAATATCCTACGCTGCTGGTAAAGATAAACAACATAATTTTAGAGCTTCCTATCAAACAGGTTTTCGCAATCCAACAACACAAGATCAATACATAGGATTAAATATAGGTCCTTTAGTACTAATAGGTTCTGCTCCTGATAATTTAGATAGGTATTCAGAAACAATTAAATTAAACTCAAATGGTAATTTAGTTAATGTAACTGGACGTGATGCTTATACTAAATCATTTACAGCAACCTCAGTTGCTGCCTTCAAACAATCGTTAAATTTTGCGGATCTAAAGGCCGCTGATATTTCATTAGTAAAACCAGAACAAGTACAAGCTTTTGAGGTAGGGTATCGTTCAATCTTTAAAGAAATTTCATTTGATTTAAATGCTTACTATAATATATATAATAATTTTATCAGTAATTCAAATGTAGTAACCCCTCTTTATGGTGATGCAAGAACTAATTTATTAACCGCTGTGTCAGCTTTGCAAAATGGAGATATTCGTGCATTTCAAGTTTATACAAACTCTAAAAAACAAGTAACATCATTAGGAGTAGGAGTAGGAGCAAGTCGTAAAATAGGTAAATTTAATTTAAGTGCAAGTTATAATTATTCTGATTTTAAATATGATGATAGTTTAGATCCTGATTTTGAAGCTGGATTTAATACGCCTAAGCATCGCGCAAAAGCATCTTTTGGAGCAGAAAATATATTTAAAGGATTAGGCTTTAATATAAATGCTCGTTATAATTCTAAGTATTTATGGGAATCAACCATGATAGATGCGTATGTTCCAGAAAATTATGTTTATGATGCGCAAATTAATACTGCTATTCCTGTTCTTAAATCAATCATAAAGCTTGGAGGTACTAATCTGTTTGGAAAAGATTATATTCAAGTGCCGGGAGCTGGTATGATAGGAAAACAATATTATATTTCATGGACGATCAATCCGTAA
- the tssD gene encoding type VI secretion system tube protein TssD, protein MSFLAKLELDGNIYNILSCDYHFTQEIDATGKPEGMPQGGEISIRIESNGKSNLLQWMLDHSQTKNGTIIFFRRDAMSKLQELSFEKAYCVSFSEHFDAKSDEPLQIAMRLMAKRFTLNDATHEKKWKE, encoded by the coding sequence ATGTCATTTTTAGCAAAATTAGAACTAGACGGCAATATTTATAATATCTTAAGTTGTGATTATCATTTTACACAAGAAATAGATGCCACAGGAAAACCAGAAGGTATGCCTCAAGGAGGAGAAATCAGCATTCGAATAGAAAGCAATGGAAAATCAAACTTACTTCAATGGATGCTTGATCATAGCCAAACTAAAAATGGAACCATCATATTCTTTCGAAGAGATGCCATGAGCAAATTACAAGAATTAAGCTTTGAAAAAGCCTATTGCGTTTCTTTTTCAGAACATTTTGATGCTAAAAGCGACGAGCCCCTACAAATTGCAATGCGACTCATGGCTAAACGCTTTACACTGAATGATGCCACTCACGAAAAAAAATGGAAAGAATAA
- the tssD gene encoding type VI secretion system tube protein TssD — translation MSFKSKLSVAGKEYTVLNVNYGLFQETDATGRPSTVTRGGKIELTIEGTADTSFFEWMTNSFERKDGSVKFFKRDSDAVLKELKFSEAYVVKFRENFDSTGVNPLTETFTISAKKIELGNGAYENEWV, via the coding sequence ATGTCATTTAAATCAAAACTATCAGTAGCTGGAAAAGAGTACACTGTACTAAACGTAAATTATGGTTTATTTCAAGAAACTGATGCAACAGGTAGACCCTCTACCGTTACTAGAGGTGGTAAAATTGAATTAACTATTGAAGGAACAGCAGACACTTCTTTCTTTGAGTGGATGACCAATTCTTTTGAAAGAAAAGACGGTAGCGTAAAATTCTTCAAAAGAGATAGCGATGCTGTTTTAAAAGAATTAAAATTTTCAGAAGCATATGTAGTAAAATTCAGAGAAAACTTTGATTCTACAGGCGTAAACCCTCTAACTGAAACCTTCACTATTTCAGCTAAAAAAATTGAATTAGGAAACGGTGCTTACGAAAACGAGTGGGTATAA
- a CDS encoding regulatory protein RecX, with protein sequence MLYPSILKKLESYCAYQERSHKEIKLKLKSLKIEEELIEEYIVYLIEHNYLNEERFAYAFARGKHNYKKWGKMRITNELKLHGVSSYNIKGALNEIKEEDYLYNFNELAEKEWNNIKESHLQKKKRKVSDFLFRKGYESYLILDKIEELSASY encoded by the coding sequence ATGCTTTATCCTTCTATATTAAAAAAACTAGAATCCTATTGTGCTTATCAAGAAAGATCACATAAGGAAATCAAACTTAAATTAAAATCATTAAAAATAGAGGAGGAATTAATCGAAGAATATATTGTTTATCTAATTGAGCATAATTATTTAAATGAAGAACGTTTTGCCTATGCTTTTGCCAGAGGTAAACACAACTATAAAAAATGGGGTAAAATGCGAATTACTAATGAACTTAAGTTACATGGAGTATCTAGTTACAATATTAAAGGTGCTCTTAATGAGATAAAAGAAGAAGATTATCTATACAACTTTAATGAATTAGCCGAAAAAGAATGGAATAACATTAAGGAATCTCATCTTCAAAAAAAGAAACGAAAAGTAAGTGATTTCCTTTTTAGGAAGGGCTATGAATCTTATTTAATTTTAGATAAAATAGAAGAACTGTCTGCTTCATACTGA
- a CDS encoding type VI secretion system Vgr family protein, with the protein MENYNSDYGRLNHPDDLAKYAKLRTFKDYLTDKSDFLVYCTLSIEGKDFLEKSHFNLAFHQKTNDHDSFTLDTRADSLDNEEAYIMENSKSYLGKTLQIHLHRFGEIKQTFTGIITHLNLLKKDGYGRLYITGHAPTIMLEQGLESQSFENKTLGEIAQQIATDYPKTLNLITQNNNTQHVLPYTVQYNQTDYQFLKQLAIRYGEYLYYNGQSLVLGNKVGPKIIQLEEGADLVHASFEISVKPQQFTYTSYDVESGSTLQRDSASAQLQNKFNPYQVTAINASKDVFHKKPNKHYNPTGINNKTDRELQEAVRKQKEHRENLMIVKGKSKDPELKQGVLTKLIDINDRPMETYRIIEINHFHNGKDYYNEFVGIPDMWTPPYFDDNIHSNCEEQTARVVDNNNPIRMGRVRVQFPWQEKKNQKNPWIRLIQPHSGAGKGFHFIPEIGEEVLVGFENGNAEKPFVLGTHYNGSETSGYHTPGNDIKTIHTRSGHILKFTEDESIIITDQSGNTIQFDTVGSNITITAPETMSFNCKNMLINVSQNMITNVGMNVSESTGMNKTETIGGTKNTVVLLDMISNVRGSLTEVIEGDVNTESKNERNEIVGGKVITQSQKDTELHTPAELKKNAAEKNNTH; encoded by the coding sequence ATGGAAAATTACAACAGTGATTATGGAAGGCTCAACCACCCAGATGACCTAGCCAAATACGCTAAATTACGCACCTTTAAAGACTACCTAACAGACAAATCTGATTTCTTAGTGTACTGCACCCTAAGTATAGAAGGCAAAGACTTTTTAGAAAAATCCCATTTTAACCTAGCATTCCATCAAAAGACTAACGACCACGACAGCTTTACCCTAGATACCCGTGCTGATTCTCTAGACAACGAAGAGGCGTACATCATGGAAAATTCTAAAAGCTATCTAGGCAAAACCCTACAGATCCACTTACACCGATTTGGGGAAATAAAACAAACCTTTACAGGAATTATAACCCACCTAAACCTCTTAAAAAAAGACGGTTACGGCAGACTTTACATAACAGGACACGCCCCAACGATCATGCTAGAACAAGGCCTTGAATCCCAAAGCTTTGAAAACAAAACCCTAGGAGAAATAGCCCAACAAATAGCAACAGATTACCCCAAGACACTCAACCTCATTACCCAAAATAACAACACCCAACACGTGTTGCCCTACACCGTACAATACAATCAAACAGATTACCAATTTTTAAAACAACTGGCCATACGCTATGGCGAATACCTCTATTACAACGGACAAAGCCTAGTATTAGGCAACAAAGTAGGCCCTAAAATCATCCAACTAGAAGAAGGGGCAGACCTAGTACACGCATCCTTTGAAATATCTGTAAAACCCCAGCAATTTACCTACACCTCCTACGATGTAGAATCAGGCAGCACCCTACAAAGAGATAGCGCCTCAGCCCAATTACAAAACAAATTCAACCCCTACCAAGTAACCGCAATAAACGCCTCAAAAGACGTATTCCATAAAAAACCCAATAAACACTACAACCCAACGGGTATTAATAATAAAACAGACAGAGAACTACAAGAGGCCGTACGAAAACAAAAAGAACACAGAGAAAACCTGATGATCGTAAAAGGCAAAAGCAAAGATCCCGAACTTAAACAAGGCGTTCTAACCAAGCTGATTGACATTAACGACAGACCCATGGAAACCTACCGCATCATAGAAATCAACCATTTTCATAACGGAAAGGATTATTACAACGAATTTGTAGGAATCCCTGATATGTGGACCCCACCTTATTTTGACGACAACATCCATTCTAACTGCGAAGAACAAACCGCACGCGTAGTAGATAACAACAACCCTATAAGAATGGGTAGAGTACGCGTACAATTTCCTTGGCAAGAAAAAAAGAATCAAAAAAACCCGTGGATTCGCTTGATACAACCCCACTCAGGAGCTGGCAAAGGCTTTCATTTCATCCCTGAAATAGGCGAAGAAGTCCTTGTAGGATTTGAAAACGGCAATGCCGAAAAACCGTTTGTATTAGGGACTCATTACAACGGAAGCGAAACCAGCGGGTACCACACCCCAGGAAATGATATAAAAACAATTCATACTCGCAGTGGTCACATATTAAAATTTACAGAAGATGAAAGTATTATAATTACAGACCAATCTGGCAATACCATTCAGTTTGATACTGTGGGGAGCAATATTACCATTACAGCACCTGAAACCATGTCCTTTAATTGTAAAAATATGCTTATAAATGTGTCGCAAAACATGATTACTAATGTGGGAATGAATGTATCAGAAAGTACTGGAATGAATAAAACGGAAACCATAGGCGGAACAAAAAACACAGTCGTTTTACTTGATATGATAAGTAATGTAAGGGGGAGTTTAACGGAAGTCATTGAAGGAGATGTGAATACTGAATCTAAAAATGAAAGAAATGAAATAGTTGGTGGAAAAGTAATAACTCAGAGCCAAAAAGATACAGAATTACACACACCTGCTGAATTAAAAAAGAATGCAGCAGAAAAAAACAATACCCATTAA
- a CDS encoding helix-turn-helix domain-containing protein: MIRIILLILIVLAKQKRKKNNETKQNTIEITLNLWKQNKSIHEIAKERKLTNQTIYNHFSKLILEDQIQLSDLLSSEKIEELNNAFKEYQNESLGSLKEQFGDQFTWDELRLYIASIKRIKTI, encoded by the coding sequence TTGATACGGATTATACTCCTAATCTTAATCGTACTGGCAAAACAAAAAAGAAAAAAAAATAATGAGACTAAACAAAACACAATAGAAATAACACTTAATTTATGGAAACAGAACAAATCAATTCATGAAATTGCCAAAGAACGAAAACTCACTAATCAAACCATTTATAATCATTTTTCTAAATTAATTTTAGAAGATCAAATCCAATTATCTGATTTACTCTCATCAGAAAAAATAGAAGAACTGAATAATGCTTTTAAAGAATATCAAAATGAGAGTTTAGGAAGCCTGAAAGAACAATTTGGAGATCAGTTTACATGGGATGAATTAAGACTCTACATAGCCTCTATAAAAAGAATAAAGACCATTTAA
- the atpD gene encoding F0F1 ATP synthase subunit beta — MSKVIGKVAQIIGPVVDVVFNAAEVELPKIYDSLEITNQDGTKLVLEVQSHIGENTVRTISMDSTDGLSRGVDVVATGAPIQMPIGGDIYGRLFNVVGDAIDGLGDLPKEGANGLPIHRQAPKFEDLSTSSEVLFTGIKVIDLIEPYAKGGKIGLFGGAGVGKTVLIQELINNIAKGHGGLSVFAGVGERTREGNDLLREMLESGIIKYGDDFMHSMENGGWDLTKVDKAGMRDSKATFVFGQMNEPPGARARVALSGLSIAEYFRDGAGSDQGKDVLFFVDNIFRFTQAGSEVSALLGRMPSAVGYQPTLATEMGAMQERITSTKKGSITSVQAVYVPADDLTDPAPATTFAHLDATTVLSRKIAELGIYPAVDPLDSTSRILTPEILGADHYNCAQRVKEILQKYKQLQDIIAILGMEELSEEDKLAVSRARRVQRFLSQPFHVAEQFTGIPGVLVDIKDTIKGFNMIIDGELDHLPEAAFNLKGTIEDVIEAGQKMLAEA, encoded by the coding sequence ATGTCTAAGGTAATAGGAAAAGTTGCGCAAATCATTGGTCCCGTAGTAGACGTGGTTTTCAATGCTGCAGAAGTTGAACTTCCGAAAATTTACGATTCATTAGAAATCACTAATCAAGATGGTACTAAATTAGTACTTGAAGTACAATCACACATTGGAGAAAATACAGTGCGTACTATCTCTATGGACTCTACTGACGGTTTAAGCCGTGGTGTTGATGTTGTAGCTACAGGTGCTCCTATTCAAATGCCAATCGGGGGTGATATCTACGGTCGTTTGTTCAACGTTGTAGGTGACGCTATTGATGGTTTAGGTGATTTACCAAAAGAAGGTGCTAATGGGTTGCCAATCCATAGACAAGCTCCTAAATTCGAAGATTTATCAACATCTTCTGAAGTTTTATTTACAGGTATCAAAGTAATCGACTTGATTGAACCTTATGCAAAAGGAGGTAAAATTGGATTATTCGGTGGTGCAGGTGTAGGTAAAACAGTATTAATTCAGGAGTTAATTAATAATATCGCTAAAGGTCACGGTGGTCTTTCTGTATTCGCAGGAGTAGGAGAAAGAACACGTGAAGGAAATGACTTATTACGTGAGATGTTAGAATCTGGTATTATCAAATATGGTGACGATTTCATGCACTCTATGGAAAATGGAGGATGGGATTTGACTAAAGTTGATAAAGCTGGAATGAGAGATTCTAAAGCAACTTTCGTATTCGGTCAGATGAACGAGCCACCTGGAGCACGTGCACGTGTTGCATTGTCAGGTTTATCTATCGCTGAATATTTCCGTGATGGAGCAGGTTCAGATCAAGGGAAAGACGTACTTTTCTTCGTAGATAACATCTTCCGTTTTACACAAGCGGGTTCTGAAGTATCTGCTTTATTAGGACGTATGCCATCTGCAGTAGGATATCAACCTACACTAGCAACTGAAATGGGAGCTATGCAGGAACGTATTACTTCAACTAAAAAAGGTTCAATTACATCTGTACAGGCAGTTTATGTACCTGCGGATGACTTAACTGACCCAGCTCCAGCTACAACTTTCGCTCACTTAGATGCTACTACCGTATTATCACGTAAAATTGCTGAGTTAGGTATTTATCCAGCGGTAGATCCATTAGATTCTACTTCTCGTATCTTAACTCCAGAAATATTAGGAGCTGATCATTATAACTGTGCTCAAAGAGTAAAAGAAATTTTACAAAAATATAAGCAATTACAAGATATTATTGCTATCTTAGGAATGGAAGAATTATCAGAGGAAGATAAATTAGCTGTATCACGAGCTCGTCGTGTACAACGTTTCTTATCTCAACCATTCCACGTTGCTGAACAATTTACTGGTATACCAGGAGTATTAGTTGATATTAAAGACACTATTAAAGGATTTAACATGATTATTGATGGTGAGTTAGACCACTTGCCAGAAGCTGCTTTCAACTTAAAAGGTACCATCGAAGATGTAATTGAAGCAGGTCAGAAAATGTTAGCTGAAGCATAA
- a CDS encoding F0F1 ATP synthase subunit epsilon has protein sequence MIVEIVSPEATLFKGEVTSVAVPGVNGEFQMLNNHAPIVSLLAKGNVKIVGSNIKIAKEFQDKFSKVNEQTFWLPINSGTIEMNDNKIIVLAD, from the coding sequence ATGATTGTAGAAATAGTATCACCAGAAGCTACATTATTCAAAGGAGAAGTTACTTCGGTAGCTGTTCCTGGGGTTAATGGCGAGTTCCAAATGTTAAATAACCACGCGCCTATCGTGTCGTTATTAGCAAAAGGTAATGTAAAGATTGTAGGTTCAAATATTAAAATTGCTAAAGAATTTCAAGATAAATTTAGTAAAGTTAATGAGCAAACATTTTGGTTGCCTATCAATTCAGGAACTATTGAAATGAATGATAATAAAATTATTGTTTTAGCAGACTAA
- a CDS encoding AAA family ATPase produces the protein MENISDIACFALQFVNQTHKSIFLTGKAGTGKTTLLKEIIATSHKNTAVVAPTGIAALNAGGVTIHSLFQLPFSAFIPDYISDHLQNESIRFESKTSLGKLFKMSTSKKQVLRNLELLIVDEVSMLRPDVLDAMDFILQKVRKSDQAFGGVQILFIGDLWQLPPVIKQEEWFFLQKYYPGSYFFYAKVLQDVPPLYLELDKIYRQSDNLFIDILNNLRNNTITAADVCTLNQYVQPNFDIKKIKEPLLLQLIMLKQTLLIKKP, from the coding sequence GTGGAAAATATATCAGACATCGCTTGTTTTGCTTTGCAATTTGTAAACCAAACCCATAAAAGTATTTTTCTAACAGGAAAAGCAGGTACAGGAAAAACTACTTTACTTAAAGAAATCATTGCTACTTCCCACAAAAACACTGCAGTAGTTGCTCCTACGGGAATTGCAGCACTTAATGCTGGCGGAGTTACTATCCATTCCTTATTTCAACTACCATTTTCTGCATTTATACCTGATTATATATCAGATCATTTACAAAACGAATCCATTCGTTTTGAAAGCAAAACAAGTTTAGGCAAATTATTTAAGATGAGTACTTCAAAAAAACAGGTACTGCGAAATCTTGAATTATTAATTGTAGACGAAGTTTCTATGTTACGTCCTGATGTTTTGGATGCAATGGATTTTATATTACAAAAAGTTCGTAAATCAGATCAAGCATTTGGGGGCGTACAGATACTTTTTATTGGTGATTTATGGCAGTTACCTCCTGTTATAAAACAGGAAGAATGGTTCTTTTTACAGAAATATTATCCAGGTTCATATTTCTTTTATGCAAAAGTTTTACAAGATGTTCCTCCTTTGTATCTGGAATTAGATAAAATTTATAGACAATCAGATAATTTATTTATAGATATCCTTAATAATTTACGAAATAACACAATCACAGCAGCAGATGTGTGTACTTTAAATCAATATGTCCAACCTAATTTTGACATAAAAAAGATCAAGGAACCATTGTTATTACAACTCATAATGCTAAAGCAGACACTATTAATAAAGAAGCCTTAG